The genomic segment GATTTAACGTCAAGGATGTCCCGGAGGGGCATCTCTGTTGTGGTTCGGCCGGCACCTACAACATTCTGCAGCCAGAGATAGCCCGCAAGCTTCGCGACCGCAAAATCGCGAATATCGAGAAAACCACACCGGATCTCATCGCGACCGGCAATATCGGCTGCATGACGCAGATCGGCCTCGGCACGGACATTCCCATACTTCATACTGCAGAGCTGCTCGACTGGGTCTATGGCGGCCCACAGCCGGATGGCCTTGCGGCGTGGCAACACCCGGACGCTGCCGAATAACAGATATTGCACCCCAACCGGGAATGCGCCTTCAGCTGTTTCGCGTGCCGAGTTGCACTGGTGTCTTGTCGGGTTCGCTGTCCGGAGACTGTCCGGAAAGCCGGAGCGTGCGGTCCAGCAACTGTTCGTAGATCGGGCGTCCGCCGAGATGGTGGGCTGTCAGTGAAGCCGTGGTGCAGGTGACAAGGACCGGCATGATCAGGGCATAAGCGCCTGTCAATTCCATCACCAGCACAACACCCACCAGCGGTGCCCGCACGGATGCGGCAAAAAAACCGCCCATCGCGGCAACTGCACAGGCAGCCCGGAAATTGTCTTCTACCGGAAGCGTCTGTACGGCGAGCACGCCGAAGGCCAGACCTGCGCAGGTCGCGATGGACAGCATCGGAGCAAAAATGCCGCCTGGAACGCCGGACGCGTAGGAAAACAAGACGCCGCCGAAACGTAAAAATGTCAGCAGCAAGAGAGCCAGAACACCATAGTTGCTGGTGATGAGATCATGGACCAGGTCTTCGCCACCGCCGGTCGCATCGGGGAAGGCATTCAGCAATATTCCGGTAACAGCACCGATTGCGAGCGCCGGAAGCCAGCGCAACGCCTTGGGAATCCGGACGAAGAGATCCATGACGGCGATGAGGGTCCAGTTGAAGAACACTCCGAGAGCGCCCAGAAGAACACCAAGCACCGCCAGGAGAACATAGCTCCAGACCGGCAGGTACTGAACATCGACCACAAGAAGCGGTCCGGTTTGCGTGAGCTGCTCCGTCACGGCCGCGCTCAGGATCGAAGCGATAATGACGGCCATATAGGTGCGGTAGCCGAAGGGAAACTGGCGCCGTGTCTCTTCTACAATGAAAAGGATTGCTGCAAGTGGTGCATTGAAAGCTGCGGCAAGCCCGGCGGCTGCCCCTGCCGCCAGGAGCCCC from the Roseibium sp. HPY-6 genome contains:
- the clcA gene encoding H(+)/Cl(-) exchange transporter ClcA, which translates into the protein MARGTDLFSAGSDTAYFVKAAIVGLLVGGLATGFHAGLEFLFAQYAALRNTLGTGLLPYVVSVAISSLCVVGAYLLVQRVAPEAAGSGIQEIEGAMEDKRPVHWPQVLIAKFFGGLLALGSGLVLGREGPTIHMGAMTAEALARSHDISAADHKGLLAAGAAAGLAAAFNAPLAAILFIVEETRRQFPFGYRTYMAVIIASILSAAVTEQLTQTGPLLVVDVQYLPVWSYVLLAVLGVLLGALGVFFNWTLIAVMDLFVRIPKALRWLPALAIGAVTGILLNAFPDATGGGEDLVHDLITSNYGVLALLLLTFLRFGGVLFSYASGVPGGIFAPMLSIATCAGLAFGVLAVQTLPVEDNFRAACAVAAMGGFFAASVRAPLVGVVLVMELTGAYALIMPVLVTCTTASLTAHHLGGRPIYEQLLDRTLRLSGQSPDSEPDKTPVQLGTRNS